The Sphingosinicellaceae bacterium genome includes the window CGGTTGGGCGCCCGAGCTGAAGCGATGGGCATCGAGGCGATCCGGCTGCTTCCGACGCGGGGCGATTTCAACGACGATATCCGCGCGTTCGGGGCGGATGCGATGCGGACAGCACTTAGGCCCCAACTCGCTCCGGAAGACGTCGACCGGCTGATTGTCCTGTAGCAACGAGCGGACGATAGCTGGCTGACCGAAGGATCGGCGGCAGCAACATCTCCACACCGGAGCCGACACGCGCGCTGGCAGCCCTTCGAGAGGGTCGTGTTCTTGCCGGAAGCGCCGGGCGGCAAGCGCCGCCCTGAGCCGGACCGCAACGGCGGCGGACGACTTCTTTCCCCGGGCGGTGCCCGCCCTCCTCGCGGAAGCAAACAAGCCGCCCGCCGCCGTCCTCCGCTCCGCTCCGGCCGTGCCGGTGCAACCCGTCTCCACTCCCGGCCGCGGCACGACCACGGAAGGGCCGCGAGAGGCGCGGGACCCGCCGGTTGAGGAGATGTACCATGACCGACGATAGCGACGAACCCCAGACCGCTTCCGCTGCGCTGCTGCAGGAACTTCAAACCTTCGGCTGGCGACCGTTCCAAGACGAGCCCGACCCGCGGCCATTGCCCGAACCCCGCCGCGCCGGCGGTGCCGTCGCAGACATCTTCGACGCGCTCGTCTCAACGCTGGCCGAAACCCGCCTCGAACCCGACCTCGACGATCTGCTCTGGGGCCAAGTCAACGTCTTCCAGCGCAAGATCGAGCGCGTCCAACGCGAGCTCGACGACAACGAGGCGGCGCAGCAGCGCAGCCAGCGCGACCAGGACGGTTCCGAGGTGCGCTCGGTCGAACTCGAGCGACTGCTCGCGCAAGGCCTGTCGCTGATCGAGCGGCGCAACGCGTTCGAAGCGTTCCGCGATATCGCCGCCGACCTCTATGAAACCCATCTCGGCCAGCCGTGGCGCTCGCGCAGTGGCAGCCGGGTCAACCACGCAACGATGACCGCCACGATGATCGACAGCCGCGACTTCATCGCCGCCAAGCGCCGCAGCGAGACCGAGGTGCTGCTGCCGCCCGGACCGCGCATCGCCTTTACCGGCGGCATCGACTGCAACGACCATACCCGCATCTGGGCGGCGCTCGACAAGGTCCGTGTGCGCCATCCCGACATGGTGCTGATGCACGGCGGCACACCGAAGGGGGCCGAGCGCATCGCCTCGCGCTGGGCCGACCACCGCAAGGTCGCGCAGATCGCGTTCAAGCCCGATTGGACCCGCCATGCCAAGGCCGCGCCGTTCAGGCGCAACGACGCGATGCTCGAGGCGATGCCGATCGGGGTGGTCGTGTTCCCGGGTTCGGGCGTGTCGGCCAACCTCGCCGACAAGGCCCGCGCCAAGGGCATCCGGGTCTGGCGGTTCAGCGACGGGTGAGGGCCACGGCCTCTAACAACACGTAAATGCACGCAGTCGCGGAGTCGCATCGCCGACTTCGCGGTTCTCCGCACGCCCGGAATCGAGTATGTTGTGATGAGCGTCATGGTGGTTGGTGGCGGCGCTCGCATCGACTTTTGTCGTGGGAGAACCGCCATGTTGCTTGGACTTTTTGCAGTTGCCGCCGTCGCCTTCCTCGCGTGGCTGCTGTTCACCTTCGCCGTCTACGCCATGCCGCTGATGATCGGCGTCACCGTCGGCATCGCTGCGTATCACACCGGCGCGGGAATACTCGGCGCCCTCGTCGTCGCTCTCGTCGTTGCCGCGCTGGTTGTCGCGTTCGGCGAGCTGGCGTTTGCCAAATTGCGGTCGCCGATCGCCCGGACCCTGCTCGCACTGGCCTATGCCGGCCCGGCGGCGGTCGCCGGCTATCACGCGGTCCATGGCATCGCGAAGCTGTCGGTGCCGTCGCCCACGTGGCTATTCGCATTCTCGGTCGCCGGGGGCATCGCCACCGGCGCGGTCGCACTGGCCCGATTGGCGAGCACCCCGCCCGTCGCCGCGCGGGGCATCGACCCGTCACATCACGTCGGCAGCGGCAGCGAAATCAGACTGGGCTGAGCTTCCCGCACGGCCTCAAGCAGGTTGGCTTTCGATCGGGCGGTCATGGTCGTCGAGCATGGCCCCGATCATCGCCGTTGATCCGCCAAAGCCTCTGGCGGTCCACCTCGACTCGGGTGGTCAACGGGAACGCTAGGTCGCAGAGCCGGGTAGTTGCCGCAGTGTCTCCGGCGACGGGGTGGTTCCGACCGCACGCTGGCACCTGTTTCTGTACGCTGACCGCAGCCGACGCTTGAACTTCGGGTCCGCCACGGGCGGTCTCTCCCTGGGCTGAGCGAGACCGCGTCATCACGGCCTCTCGATTGGCCTGATCTGGCCGAAGGACGGCTGCGCCTCGACCGCCTTGCCGCAATGGCTAGGCGAGGACTTTCTTCCCCTGCCGCGCGCGGCATTCCTCGCGAGGCAAGAAAGTCCGTACCTCAGCCATCCTCCGCTGCGCTGCGGCCCGTGTCCGCGGGCTTAGCCCGGGCCGGGTGCGTCGTCGTTCGCCTCCGGCCGACGACAAGCCATCGAGGCCGCGATGGTCGCGGGCTCGATCACAAGGAGAACCACCATGGCGAACATCGGCAACTTCAAGAAGGTCGGCAGCGAGTATCAGGGCGACATCGTCACGATGCAGGTGCAGGCACGCAACGTCCGCATCGTCCCCGAGGACAACCGCACCAACGACAAGGCTCCCAGTCACCGCGTTTTCGTCGGCCGCGCCGAAATCGGTGCCGCCTGGAGCGAGACCTCGAAGGCGGGCCGCGACTATCTCTCGGTCAAGCTCGACGATCCCAGCCTGCTCGCACCGATCTACGCCAACCTGTTCGAGGCCGAGGGCGAGGAAGGTTTCAGCCTCGTCTGGACCCGCGGTCGCAAGCCGAACGGCGACTGACGGCAGCGCGACGCCCCGCCCGGCAACGGGCGGGGCGCTTCGCTACGGCTTCCGCTTAAGCCGCTTGATCGGAGGTTGCTGAGCAACTTCTAGCGGCAGCTCGGCGAACAGGTCGACCACGGCGATGCCGAGCGCCGTCGCCAGCTCGGCCATCGTCTTCAGCGTCGGATTGCGCCGACCCTTCTCGAGACCGCTGAGATATTGCTGGCTGAACCCGCATTGATCGGCGAACACCTCCTGCGACCAGCCGCGAGCACGTCGCCGTTCGGCGACGTTCCTCCCGACCAGGTGCCAGATATCCATCCCGCTCGGGATGGCGACCCACACACTTTAATGTTATCAACTCTAGTATGTATCGATGCGGCATCGCGCCATGCGCGCGGTAAAGCTTTGCACTTGCAACACCCGCGCGTGCGAGGTTAACGATCAAGCCATCGATCCAGCGCGCGAGGGCAGGCGATGGACTATCCCCTTCTTGACGAGCCGCCGGCTGACGCAGTCGTCACCGACTACGATATGGCACATGCCGGCTGTTATCTCCGTCTATTGGATGCTGACGCCGAGAAAGCGGACTGGCGTGAGGCGGCAACGCTTGTGCTCGGCCTGGATTGCATTGCCGCTGCGGATCGTGCGCACCGAGTGTACTCAGCGCATCTCGAACGCGCGCGTTGGATGACGCGCGAAGGGTATAAGCATCTGCTTACGGGCAGAAAAGATTAGTTCCACGTAAAACGTTGCTGCGCAGATGCTGCAAGAATGTCGCAGCGGCAACCTGCAGCAAATTTGGTAGTTTACTACTCCCGGGAGTCGAAGCAGGGCTCGCGGCCAACGCGGAGCAGGTCGCATGCCGTCGCCTGACTGGCGGTCCGGACGCGGGTATGAAGATGTCGCAGCCAGCGGCAGGCGCGGTCTTGCTTGGGAATTTCTGCGGCGCAATCCAGATTATGTCGCCGAGTTCGGCGATGGCAGCGATAGCGCTTCGTCCGATAAGGACGAACGCGTCGAGCCTTGGGGGTTGCGATTTCGCGGCAGACCCTTCGCTCGGCTGGCGATCTGCCAATGCCTTCTGGCGGCCGGAGGTCGCAGCCGATGTGGTGTCGTTCGCTTCGTCGCCCGCGAACTTCAGCGGCGGGCCGACAGTCGCTGATCTGCAGCGTTTTGCTGTCGTCACACGACTTGCCACCGATGGACTGCACCTGCTTTGGGATGACCGAACCCAGCTATGGGTTACGGGCGACGCTCGAGGCGAGCAGCCACTCGTCGCGTTGCTTCCACTCGACGAAAACTCAGCGCGAAGACTGATCGCGACCACGTTTGCGAGTAATACCAGATCCCTTGGTCTCTGACTCAACGCGGGGGATTCCCAAGCAGGTCGTGATCTGATTCAACATCGCATGCTGTGGGAGGTTTGCGGTGGCATCAGCGGTTGGGCTTCGGGACGACTTTGACGGGGCTGGTCTTCGGCGGCAGGCGCGACTGAGCGGGCACGCGAACCAGGTTCGGCGGTTGCTGGCGCTGGCGGTGATTTACGATGGCGGTGCGCGGCACGAAGCGGCGCGGGTCGGTGGTGTTGGTCTGCAGACGGTTCGGGATTGGGTTTTGCGGTTCAATGCCCAAGGCCCTGATGGCTTGCTGGATGGCAAGGCACCTGGTCCGCGCCCGGTACTTGGTCCCGAGCATAAGCGGGCGCTGGCTGCGATCATCGAGCAAGGCCCGATCCCGGCCTCGCATGGGGTGGTGCGCTGGCGGATCGTTGACCTGATCCAGTGGCTGTTCGACGACTATGGCGTGTCGGTGAGCAAGCAGACCCTGAGCCGTGACCTGCGCGCCATGGGCTACCGCAAGCTGACGGCCCGGCCCCGGCATCATGCGCAAGGGGCCGATGCCATCGACGTTTTTAAAAAGACTTCCCCGCTCAGCTGGCAGCGATCGAAGCGACGCTCCCAGTTGGCACGCCTATAGAACTCTGGTGGCAAGACGAGGCCCGGGTCGGCCAGAAGAACGGCATCACGCGGCGATGGGCCAAGCGCGGGACCCGGCCATCGGCGCCCAAGGACCAGCGCACCACGTCGGCGTATATCTACGGCGCGATCTGCCCGGCCGAGGGCAAAGGCGCCGGTCTGGTCCTGCCACGCTGCAACACCGAGGGGATGACGCTGCATCTCGCGGAGATATCCGCCGCCGTGGCATGCGGCGCCCATGCCGTGCTCCTCCTCGATCAGGCGGGGTGGCACGGCTCAAGGGCGCTGGTCGTTCCGGCCAATATCACCCTCTTGCCGCTGCCACCCAAGTGCCCCGAACTCAACCCCGTCGAAAACGTCTGGCAGTTCATGCGCGACAACTGGCTGTCGAACCGCATCTTCAAATCCTACGATGACATCCTCGATCATTGCTGCTTCGCCTGGAACCGTCTCACCGATCAGCCGTGGCGGATCATGTCGCTCGGACTGCGGACATGGGCGCATGGGTTCTGATCAGAGAGTCTTGGTATAACAGGCTTGCCGGCGTACGGGGGCCGTCGCCGGTCAGGATGACGGCGCAGGCACGCAATCGCTTTGCGCTTCGGCTTCGCGCACTGGATGGATTACGTGACGGGGCGACCCGCCGTGCAATCGCGATCGGCCTCTTTGGCGCTGCCAGAGTTCCTGACGGCGTTGCTTGGAAGTCCAGCGAGCTGCGGAGCTTGATCTACCGGCTTGTCGCCGATGCGCTTGCCCTGTCACGCGGCGGCTACCTCCAGCTCCTGGGACAACGGATTGGGGTCGTCAGCGGCTTAGCGACTTTCGAGTGATAATTCAGAAAAACTGCCATCTGTTGGGCAGTTGAGTATTCGGAAAGATCTCAAAATCAGACATTTACAGCTGACTCGCCGTTTCCCTGATTCTGCAACCATGTGCCCGCCTCTACGCCAAGAATGGAGTCAACCGGCGGGAGGCGGTGACCCTCTGGGCGCGGGAGCGAGAATCCACTGAAACGTGCTGCACTTGGCGGATCAAACTCGATCAATCTCCAGCACTGGTGCGAACCCGCCGCCGGGAGTTCGCATGTTGGTTGTTTGACCTTGGTAGAGCCTGGCGGCTGCTAAGATAGGTAGAGCCCCATAAGTGAATATTCGGATATCGACCTTTAGTGACGGATGCGTTTCGCCGTCGCTGGTAGTGCGAATGCCGGGGCGCGCAAAAGTCTGAGCGACATAGTCGCCACGGGTAATCTCACCCCAGACTTTGGTGGTGAGCTTTTCCCCGCGGTAGGTGGCCTTGCTGCCATAGCCCTTCGCCGGCTTGAAGAACAGATTACGACGGTCGTGCCAGAGTGCGTCAGCATTATTCTCCGAAACAATACTCGTCTTTGGAACGCATTCGCGAAGCACTGCGATCAGATCAGAAGCCAGTCCCCAGTCTTCGAGCTGGGCACCGTTCGACATCAGGGCAAGATTGCGCTTGTCGGCCAGCAAGGCGTGCACGTGCGGGTTCGGTGTGAGGACGACCCGCCCTTTCTCATAGGCCGCCCGCAATGCCGAATGACGCGTCTCCTCCAAGCCAAAATCGACCAGACGATTGTAGACAAGGTAGATCTTTTGACCGTCAAGCGCGAGCGTTTCACCATCGAATTCGAGGGTTGCCGCATCAGCGATTATCGTTTCGAAACCTGAGGCGTCGAGCAGGGCCTCAGCCAAGCGGAATTCGGGATAGAGAAACTGTCCAATCGGGTCATCATCGACGATAGCGATACGCACAGGCTCACCGATCCGGCCTTGCAACTGCCATTCGGCAACGAACATCTTCTTTACCGCGTGGGCGAAGCTATCCTCTGTTGTGCTGGCAAACGGGACCCTGCCGCCAGCACAGCACGCTCGCTGCGCCCGTGCCAAAAGCGCGTTTAGAAAAGCGCCGCCAGCATTCGAATTGACCTCGATCAGTTGCGGGCCTTTCGGGGTAATGTGGAAATCATATCCCATGAAGACACCGAGCGGTCCGAAATCCCTGACGGCGATTGCCGGACCATAGGCGAGCGCGGCGGCTTGGTAGCCTGCCAAGCGCGACACCGTCTCGATCGCGGTGATCACATGTACAATTTGGTCGAGCGTGTCGGTTGGAACGAAAATTGGGACATTGGAAAACAAATTTGGATGGGTGGCCGCGAGATCAGCAGCGAAGCCGGCCTCGCCAACCTCGTGATCAAGTGCGGCTGCCAGATCAGGCTGATCGAGTGTAATGCAAAAGCAGCCGCGGTTGAGGCGCTCCGCCCGGTTATCGGGCCCGTCAGTGGTCGTTGGATCGATGTCAGCCTCCTGTGCGATTGATGTCGGACGCTGGACCGTTGTCCGCCGGTACGATCTGTCCGCGTCGCGCCGATGCGATCGCCTGTTTAATCTGATCTGCACCGAGCCTCCCGACAAATAGCCGGTTGCCCATAACAAGTGCAGGCGTTCCGCCGATATTGAGCAGTCGTGCCTCGCGATCGGTTCGTTCCAGGCTGGCGTCGATGTCGCCACGATGGGCGTCGAGATCGACCAGCAAGCGTTGCCAGTCGGTGCCTGACCGCGCGGCTTGCGCGGCCAAGGACGTATCATCGAACCCTGTCGTGCCGCGCATCAACACATCATTCATGGCCGCGTGACGACCTTGCCATTGAGCGGCGATGGCAAGGCGGGCGGCGCGGCGCGAGCGATCCCCAAAGATTACCCAGTCCTTGTAGACAAGGCGCACCCTGCCATCATCCGAAACTGCCTTCTCAAGGTCCTTATGCAGCAGGCGGCATGACGGACATTGGTAGTCCGAGAACACGTAGATCGTCAGATCGTAGCGGGGCGGCGCGCGTGACGGCGCTACCGGATCCGCTAATTGCTCGGGTGACGTCAGAAGTACCGGATCGGGCAATCCGGGTGGCATGAGACGGCTACGCGCCAACAGGAGCAGTTGCGCTCCAACCACCAATGCGAGCATCGCCGCCAGGAGCTTGATGCTGCGCCATCGACCGCGGATAAGCTCAGGCTTGGCAGTCTCTGTGGTCATCCTAGAGCGTCACCGTGCGCAGCCGCAGGGCGTTGACGATGACCGAGACCGACGACAGTGCCATCGCGCCGGCAGCGATGACGGGGCTGAGCAGGATGCCGAACACCGGATAGAGGACGCCCGCCGCGATCGGAATGCCCGCGGCATTGTAGACGAACGCCAGCCACAGGTTCTGGCGGATGTTGGCCATCGCCGCATGGCTCAGCTTGCGGGCGCGGACGATGCCGGTCAGGTCGCCCTTGATAAGCGTCACGCCTGCCGCCTCGATCGCAACATCGGCGCCGGCTCCCATGGCGATGCCAACATCGGCGGCGGCGAGCGCGGGCGCGTCGTTGACGCCGTCACCTGCCATCGCGACCTTGCGGCCCTCTGCCTTGAGCCGCTGGATGACGGCGCTCTTCATCTCGGGCGACACTTCGGCCTCGATCTCGGTGATGCCGACCCTTTTCGCTATCGCTTCGGCCGTTGCCCGGTTGTCACCGGTCAGCATGACGACGCGCAGGCCGAGCGCCTTAAGCTGCGCGACCGCGTCGGCCGTTGTCGGCTTGATCGGGTCGGCAATTCCAAGAACTGCTGCCAGCTTACCGTCGATGCCGAGAAAGACGGCGGTTCGGCCCTCTGCACGCCAGGAATCCGCGGTGGCGGCCGCTTCGCCGGTATCGATGCCGTTTTCGGTCAACCATGCTTTGGTGCCGGCGATGACGGAACGGCTCTCGATGCGGCCACTGACGCCCTTGCCGATCGTAGAAGCGAACGCGTCCGCAGCTGGCAGCGTCAACTTGCGTTCGTGCGCGGCGGCGACGATCGCTGCTGCCAGCGGATGCGCGCTGCCCTGCTCGAGCGCCGCCTCGAGCCGCAGCGCGTCGTCCTCGCGGACGCCGTTGAAGGTGACGATGGCCTCGACCTTGGGTTTGCCCTCGGTCAACGTGCCGGTCTTGTCGACGACCAGCGTGTCGATGGTCTCGAGCTTCTGCAGCGCCTCCGCCGAGCGGATCAGCACGCCGATGCCGGCGCCGCGCCCGACTGCGACCATGATCGACATCGGCGTTGCTAGACCGAGCGCACAGGGGCAGGCGATGATCAGCACCGCGACCGCGGCGACAAAGCCATTGGCGACCGTGGGGGCGGGGCCGAACGCCACCCACGCGGCAAACGCCAGCACCGACGCAAGCAGCACCGCAGGCACGAACCAGCCCGCCACCGCATCCGCAAGGTTCTGAATCGGCGCGCGGCTGCGCTGGGCATCGGCAACCAGCGCAACGATGCGCGCCAGCATCGTATCGCGGCCGACAGCATCGGCGCGCATGACGAAGCTGCCGGTCTGGTTGAGCGTGCCACCGATGACCTTGTCGCCGGCAGCCTTGGTCGCCGGGATCGACTCGCCCGTGACCATCGCCTCGTCGACCGCGCTGCTGCCCGAGACGATGACGCCATCGACCGGCACCTTGTCGCCGGGACGGACGCGTAAGGCGTCACCCTTTGCCACCTGGTCCAGGGGAACCTCCTCGTCGGCACCGCCGTCGCGGAGGCGCAAAGCGGTCTTCGGAGCGAGATCGAGCAGCGCGCGGATCGCGCCACCGGTTTGATCGCGGGCGCGCAGTTCGAGAACCTGCCCGAGCAGGACCAGGACCGTGACGACGGCGGCTGCCTCGAAATAGAGCCCGATCATGCCGTGGGCATCGCGGAATGCTGGGGGAAACAGCTGCGGTGCCGCAACCCCGACCAGACTGTAGAGATAGGCCGCGCCAGTACCGATCGCAATGAGCGTGAACATGTTGAGCTTGCGGGTGACAAGCGAGCGCCAGCCTCGCACGAAGAACGGCGCACCGGCCCACGCGACGACCGGGGTTGCCAGCGCAAGTTGCAACCACGCGTTGACCGTATTCGAGATCGGTAGGCGCAGTCCGAAGACATGGCCGCCCATCTCGATAATGAACAGCGGTAGCGCGAATACCAACCCGATCCAGAAGCGCCGCGTCATGTCGGCGAGCTCGACGTTTGGCGGGGCGTCGGCGGTGATCTCGACGGGCTCAAGTGCCATGCCGCAGATCGGACATGCGCCCGGCCCGACCTGTCGGATTTGCGGGTGCATGGGGCAGGTGTAGATTGCGCCGGTTTCCGCTGGCGCGTCGGTCAAGGGTTTCGGCGTCAGGTAATGGTCCGGGCTGGCGACAAACTTGGTCTGGCAGCCGGCCGAGCAGAAATGATATTGCATCCCTGCATGTTCGGCGCTTAATTTGGTTGTCGCCGGATCGACAATCATCCCGCAAACCGGATCTTTCTCCGATGCCGTCGACCGTGCGTCATGATCGTTGCGGATTGTCGATTGAAGCATGGAGTTGTCGGTCATGGCAGTTCTTTCACGGCGGGCTGACGCAGCTGTCGTTCGACCGACGAGGGGAAGAGAAGCGGTATGAACACCCAGTATCTCCTTACCCAAGGCATCTAGGGTCTGACACCGTGCCATGGTCAAATGTCGATCATGCGCGGCTAGGGAGCCTGCCCCTGTGACTAATACGCGACCGGGAAGGTTTGCCCTTATAAAGCTGAGCCAGGCTGGACATCACGGCAAGCCCCTGTCGATCAGGGTCAGCGTGCTCGTGCGACTGGGGATGAGGGCAAATAGCAAGCACCGCGTAAGCGATGTTAGAGGGCGGGAGTGAATAGCATGGACGATATCGACAAAGTGCTGGCGAGACTCGCAGCTGCTCCCATCCCGGCCGGGTTAGATGGACTGGAGGCGCGGGTGTTCGCACGGATCGGGAAACAGCCGACCACGCGGTCTGCCGGGCTCGGCCTGGGTGCCATTATGGTTACAGCGCTGGCGATGGGCATGGCGAGTACCGGCATTCCCGCAGCAGCGAGCGCGGATGCCAGTGCCAGTCTCATGCCGCTTGGCGGCATTTTCCCCCTCGCACCCTCGACCTTGCTTGCAGGCACGCCATGACCTCGACCCCGAAGCTAGCCTTGTGCATCGTCCTGGCCTTCATTGCGGCGATCGGCGGCGTGTTCATCGGGCGCGCGCTGTTGCCCGCTCCGAGGCAGCCGAGCCAGGAACTGCACGATGTGCTGCACGAGAAGCTTGCCCTCGACAGTGGTCAGCAGGCTCGCCTGATGGTCCTCGAACAGCGGTACGCAGTGCAACGGCGTGCGCTCGAGCTTGAATTACGCGCCGATAACGCGCGGCTCGCCGAGGCGATCGAGGCAGAGCACGGCAACGGTCCGCGCGTCGCGGCCGCGGTCGATCAGAGCCATGGGGCGATGGGCGAGCTGCAGAAGGCGACGCTGGCGCACATCTTTGCCATGCGGCAGCTGTTGCGGCCCGACCAGACATCGCAGTTCGACCGGGCGGTGGTGAAGGTGCTCACCGACGATGCACGGTGAGCCTCGATTTAACGGCACTTTCCGATGGAGAGCTTGCCGCGCTTAGCCTCGCTGGCAGGCAAACCGCCTACGCCGAAATCATGCGCCGCCACGGCTCTGCTGTGTTCCGGCTGATACGAAACCATATCGGCGACCCGGACGAAGCGCTGGATTTGTCCCAGGACACGTTCATCGCGGCGTATCAGGCGCTACGTCGTTACGATCAAGCTCGTCCCATGCGGACATGGCTTTCGGCCATCGCGCTCAATAAATGCCGTGATTGGGGGCGGAAGCGCGCGGTGCGCCGCTTGTTGTCGTTTGCCGTTCCGATTGGCGCTCAAGCCGAGAACATCGCCGATGAGACGCCGTGCATCGATGACGCTGCCGCCGATCGGCAGGCCCTGGAGCGGGTGTCGCGCGCCATTGCCGAGTTACCCGTCAATTTGAAGGAACCACTGATCTTGCGAACGATCGAGGGGTTCAGCCAAGCCGAAACGGCGGCGATCCTGTCGATCAGCGAGAAGGCTGTCGAAACCCGGCTCGCCCGCGCCCGCGCCAAACTCGTGGAGAAACAGAGTAGCTGTTGAGGGCAGATATACGGGGCCGCGTATCACAGTTGAACGGACCAATGCGTCCAGCAGCGATCCAGGAGTCCCATGACCCGTATTCTCGACCGTCGCCAGCTGTTGCGCGGTGCTGCCGTCGCCGGCGGTGGACTCGCGCTCGTGTCCTGGATGCCCGCTTGGGCACAGACGGTATCGCGTGGCATTGCCGCGCCGCTACCAACCGTGTCCGGTCAGGACATCGCGCTCACCATCGCCCGCCAGACGATGATGATCGATGGCCATGAAAGCCACGCGATCGGCTTGAACGGCACGGTGCCGGGGCCGTTGATCCGGCTTCGTGAGGGCCAGAATGTTCGCTTGATCGTCAACAACGACCTCGACGAGGACAGCTCGATTCACTGGCACGGTCTGCTCGTTCCGATGCAGTTCGACGGTGTGCCCGGGATCTCCTTTCCCGGCATCAAGCCGCGCTCCCGGTTCGTGTACGAATTCCCGATCCGGCAGGCGGGCACCTATTGGTATCACAGCCATTCAGGGCTTCAGGAGCAGCTTGGCCATTACGGTCCGATCGTGATCGATCCGGCAGGCGCCGATCCGGTCCAGTTCGATCGAGAGCACGTCATCGTGCTCTCCGACCACAGCCAAGAGAGCCCCGACGTCATTTTCCGTCACATGAAGGTGATGTCGGGCTATTATAACCGCCAGAAGCAGACGCTTTCAGGTGTTCTCGCCGGAGACGATCAGCCGCTCGACGAACGTGTCCGCTGGGGCGGGATGCGAATGGACCCGGCCGACATCGCCGATGGCACTGGGGCTACCTATACCTATCTGGTAAATGGTCACGGACCGCGCGACAACTGGACCGCGCTGTTCAAACCGGGCGAGCGCGTGCGGCTGCGCATCATCAACGCGTCCTCAATGACGACATTCAACGTTCGCATTCCCGGACTTCCGCTGACGATCGTTCAGGCCGACGGTAACGACGTCAGGCCGGTCGAAGTCGACGAGTTCCAGATCGGCGTTGCGGAAACCTATGACGCCATCGTCACGCCGACCGACGACCGCGCTTATACGCTGGTCGGCGAAAGCGTCGACCGGTCCGGGATGGCGCGGGCCACCCTCGCCCCGCGCGTTGGCATGGTGGCGCCTGT containing:
- a CDS encoding DUF2493 domain-containing protein, with translation MTDDSDEPQTASAALLQELQTFGWRPFQDEPDPRPLPEPRRAGGAVADIFDALVSTLAETRLEPDLDDLLWGQVNVFQRKIERVQRELDDNEAAQQRSQRDQDGSEVRSVELERLLAQGLSLIERRNAFEAFRDIAADLYETHLGQPWRSRSGSRVNHATMTATMIDSRDFIAAKRRSETEVLLPPGPRIAFTGGIDCNDHTRIWAALDKVRVRHPDMVLMHGGTPKGAERIASRWADHRKVAQIAFKPDWTRHAKAAPFRRNDAMLEAMPIGVVVFPGSGVSANLADKARAKGIRVWRFSDG
- a CDS encoding DUF736 domain-containing protein, whose product is MANIGNFKKVGSEYQGDIVTMQVQARNVRIVPEDNRTNDKAPSHRVFVGRAEIGAAWSETSKAGRDYLSVKLDDPSLLAPIYANLFEAEGEEGFSLVWTRGRKPNGD
- a CDS encoding helix-turn-helix domain-containing protein, whose amino-acid sequence is MDIWHLVGRNVAERRRARGWSQEVFADQCGFSQQYLSGLEKGRRNPTLKTMAELATALGIAVVDLFAELPLEVAQQPPIKRLKRKP
- a CDS encoding DUF2285 domain-containing protein, translated to MDYPLLDEPPADAVVTDYDMAHAGCYLRLLDADAEKADWREAATLVLGLDCIAAADRAHRVYSAHLERARWMTREGYKHLLTGRKD
- a CDS encoding IS630 family transposase (programmed frameshift), which codes for MASAVGLRDDFDGAGLRRQARLSGHANQVRRLLALAVIYDGGARHEAARVGGVGLQTVRDWVLRFNAQGPDGLLDGKAPGPRPVLGPEHKRALAAIIEQGPIPASHGVVRWRIVDLIQWLFDDYGVSVSKQTLSRDLRAMGYRKLTARPRHHAQGADAIDVFKKNFPAQLAAIEATLPVGTPIELWWQDEARVGQKNGITRRWAKRGTRPSAPKDQRTTSAYIYGAICPAEGKGAGLVLPRCNTEGMTLHLAEISAAVACGAHAVLLLDQAGWHGSRALVVPANITLLPLPPKCPELNPVENVWQFMRDNWLSNRIFKSYDDILDHCCFAWNRLTDQPWRIMSLGLRTWAHGF
- a CDS encoding DUF2285 domain-containing protein is translated as MTAQARNRFALRLRALDGLRDGATRRAIAIGLFGAARVPDGVAWKSSELRSLIYRLVADALALSRGGYLQLLGQRIGVVSGLATFE
- a CDS encoding thioredoxin domain-containing protein, coding for MTTETAKPELIRGRWRSIKLLAAMLALVVGAQLLLLARSRLMPPGLPDPVLLTSPEQLADPVAPSRAPPRYDLTIYVFSDYQCPSCRLLHKDLEKAVSDDGRVRLVYKDWVIFGDRSRRAARLAIAAQWQGRHAAMNDVLMRGTTGFDDTSLAAQAARSGTDWQRLLVDLDAHRGDIDASLERTDREARLLNIGGTPALVMGNRLFVGRLGADQIKQAIASARRGQIVPADNGPASDINRTGG
- the cadA gene encoding cadmium-translocating P-type ATPase: MLQSTIRNDHDARSTASEKDPVCGMIVDPATTKLSAEHAGMQYHFCSAGCQTKFVASPDHYLTPKPLTDAPAETGAIYTCPMHPQIRQVGPGACPICGMALEPVEITADAPPNVELADMTRRFWIGLVFALPLFIIEMGGHVFGLRLPISNTVNAWLQLALATPVVAWAGAPFFVRGWRSLVTRKLNMFTLIAIGTGAAYLYSLVGVAAPQLFPPAFRDAHGMIGLYFEAAAVVTVLVLLGQVLELRARDQTGGAIRALLDLAPKTALRLRDGGADEEVPLDQVAKGDALRVRPGDKVPVDGVIVSGSSAVDEAMVTGESIPATKAAGDKVIGGTLNQTGSFVMRADAVGRDTMLARIVALVADAQRSRAPIQNLADAVAGWFVPAVLLASVLAFAAWVAFGPAPTVANGFVAAVAVLIIACPCALGLATPMSIMVAVGRGAGIGVLIRSAEALQKLETIDTLVVDKTGTLTEGKPKVEAIVTFNGVREDDALRLEAALEQGSAHPLAAAIVAAAHERKLTLPAADAFASTIGKGVSGRIESRSVIAGTKAWLTENGIDTGEAAATADSWRAEGRTAVFLGIDGKLAAVLGIADPIKPTTADAVAQLKALGLRVVMLTGDNRATAEAIAKRVGITEIEAEVSPEMKSAVIQRLKAEGRKVAMAGDGVNDAPALAAADVGIAMGAGADVAIEAAGVTLIKGDLTGIVRARKLSHAAMANIRQNLWLAFVYNAAGIPIAAGVLYPVFGILLSPVIAAGAMALSSVSVIVNALRLRTVTL
- a CDS encoding periplasmic heavy metal sensor, which translates into the protein MTSTPKLALCIVLAFIAAIGGVFIGRALLPAPRQPSQELHDVLHEKLALDSGQQARLMVLEQRYAVQRRALELELRADNARLAEAIEAEHGNGPRVAAAVDQSHGAMGELQKATLAHIFAMRQLLRPDQTSQFDRAVVKVLTDDAR
- a CDS encoding RNA polymerase sigma factor; its protein translation is MSLDLTALSDGELAALSLAGRQTAYAEIMRRHGSAVFRLIRNHIGDPDEALDLSQDTFIAAYQALRRYDQARPMRTWLSAIALNKCRDWGRKRAVRRLLSFAVPIGAQAENIADETPCIDDAAADRQALERVSRAIAELPVNLKEPLILRTIEGFSQAETAAILSISEKAVETRLARARAKLVEKQSSC